The Centroberyx gerrardi isolate f3 chromosome 7, fCenGer3.hap1.cur.20231027, whole genome shotgun sequence genome contains a region encoding:
- the slc2a6 gene encoding solute carrier family 2, facilitated glucose transporter member 6 yields MSDQTAVQPPAAGEDEETPLLDRRPTSAESQISNSRLFLAVFSAVLGNFSFGYSLVYPSPVLPQLQTSTTDPRLWMDTEQAAWFGSIYALGAAAGGLGAMLLNDVIGRKLSIMTSAVPSTIGYMLLGGAVDRWMLHVGRFLTGVAGGMTAASIPVYISEISHPAVRGALGSCPQITAVFGALALYALGLVVPWRWLAVAGEVPALLMVALLALMPQSPRRLLSLGQHQKAEKALRWLRGKRYHTHVELSTMQHSINTQGKVTWSELAKPVYYRPIIISVVMRFLQQMTGITPILVYLEPIFAKSKVSIEPRYDAALVGAVRLFSVAVAASLMDKAGRRALLYTSSLLMFLSTLTLTLNSHATPCPLPPSPHNLTGLTLDYNPHDALGHALDAGHQTAASLIPLISTMVFIFGYAMGWGPITWLLMSEVLPLVARGVASGLCVAVSWLTAFMLTHTFTHLVDRFGLYVPFLGFTVVCVFCLLFTAVCVPETRGRSLEEIENYFRTGRTFTISQ; encoded by the exons ATGAGTGATCAGACTGCTGTGCAGCCTCCTGCTGCAGGTGAAGATGAGGAGACTCCACTGCTGGACAGACGACCCACCTCAGCTGAATCCCAG ATCAGTAACTCCAGGCTGTTCCTGGCCGTCTTCTCGGCCGTCCTGGGGAACTTCAGCTTCGGATACTCCCTGGTCTACCCCTCCCCCGTCCTGCCCCAGCTGCAGACCTCCACCACCGACCCTCGGCTCTGGATGGACACGGAGCAGGCCGCCTGGTTCGGCTCGATCTACGCCCTGGGAGCGGCAGCCGGCGGGCTGGGAGCCATGCTGCTCAACGACGTGATTGGACGGAAGCTGAGCATCATGACGTCAGCGGTGCCCTCCACTATcgg gtaCATGCTGCTGGGCGGGGCCGTGGACAGGTGGATGCTCCATGTGGGGCGTTTCCTAACAGGCGTTGCCGGGGGGATGACCGCCGCATCCATACCT gttTACATCTCAGAGATCTCCCACCCAGCAGTGCGAGGAGCTCTGGGCTCCTGCCCTCAGATCACCGCTGTGTTTGGAGCCTTGGCACTCTACGCTCTGG GCCTGGTGGTGCCGTGGCGGTGGCTGGCGGTGGCGGGGGAGGTGCCGGCATTGCTGATGGTGGCCCTGCTGGCGCTGATGCCCCAGTCCCCCAGGAGGCTGCTCTCCCTGGGCCAACACCAGAAGGCCGAGAAGGCCCTCCGCTGGCTGAGGGGCAAACGCTACCACACACACGTCGAGCTCAGCACTATGCAG CACAGCATCAACACACAGGGTAAAGTCACGTGGTCGGAGCTGGCCAAGCCCGTCTACTACCGGCCAATCATCATCTCGGTAGTGATGCGTTTCCTGCAGCAGATGACGGGCATCACTCCCATTCTGGTCTACCTGGAGCCCATCTTCGCCAAGAGCAAAGTCTCCATAGAGCCCAG gtatGATGCTGCACTTGTGGGGGCGGTCCGCCTCTTCTCCGTCGCCGTGGCAGCCAGTTTGATGGACAAGGCGGGACGCAGAGCTCTGCTGTACACCTCAAGCCTGCTGATGTTCCTGTCCACTCTGACTCTGACCCTCAACTCCCACGCCACACCCTgccctctgcccccctcccctcacaaCCTCACTGGGCTGACGCTGGACTACAACCCCCACGATGCACTTGGACACGCTTTGGACGCCGGCCACCAAACTGCAGCAAGCCTCATCCCTCTCATCAGCACCATGGTCTTTATATTTG GTTACGCCATGGGCTGGGGGCCAATCACGTGGCTGCTGATGTCAGAGGTCCTGCCCTTGGTTGCCAGGGGCGTGGCCTCGGGGCTGTGCGTGGCCGTCAGCTGGTTGACGGCcttcatgctcacacacaccttcacgCACCTGGTGGACAGGTTCGGCCTGTACGTGCCCTTCCTGGGTTTCACCGTGGTGTGCGTGTTCTGCCTGCTGTTCACGGCCGTCTGCGTGCCGGAGACTCGCGGCCGCTCGCTGGAGGAGATCGAGAACTACTTCAGGACGGGACGCACTTTCACCATCAGCCAGTAG
- the ptx4 gene encoding uncharacterized protein ptx4 — protein MAVKPPDGDPDPQLPVSQPRCTMVSLRPSQWPLILVHMLLLQLQMFQVQGGAHLELRTPAHQKLRRLDEQFQQFQALTQARLDMLALNQNRNSSGGLESRVQVLADQYHRISQDMERLEQTTTQEMEALREWSRKLEKKSKRMEGRLALLERNLRDYIRRHTQKQKPDLGQDFSNLTLELQSQEERLVFLEAQRDELLIGLKGLQDSLKNQELRVNRMEGRLGEVLQGNGGGYGRGSGRTRDPITSNVTPQEYYEPRRRNQTPRGGRPGRILDRQTQPRPQDTSYSQSTSHSQAPPEHRSPLHPYQHQAQPTPNQPKRSKAQSFNKMLRPQPETQPQPNLEPQTQFQDPNRKPQSADFRPQPEPYQPQQQQRPQIQTQPYPSQQEHPSQLQSQPHQSVPYLPSQIQPQGQHPSQSHTYPQTNPQSQGPSYPSRSKHYYQPQSQAQPQPKPTEDRRMRTRLRTPPPQPTQPQLYPNLKPQLQSESYRPQANKWRGGEEEGRDATAETSEVQNILQLPVRQKIPAWPVPKKDATICNVDSMLFFPSASVENYVTFSLSFPDLPELSVCLWLRVEAGHLGTLLSYATDDNDNQLVLYGRDASVSSSSPPSLLTQSSSSASSSAFSPSSSSSPSLDFVVGDPVYRRLAVASLLDGRWHHLCVLWSSIQGRFWHYADRRLASSGSNFQKGWEVPGGGSVVLGQEQDTVGGGFDPAEGFAGRVAGFRVWDRVLSPSEVEGVAEGRGVPRGVVLGMEDIKEVHGEVQQVACECLEHCV, from the exons ATGGCAGTCAA acctccagacgGGGACCCAGACCCCCAGCTCCCTGTATCCCAGCCCCGCTGCACCATGGTCAGCCTCAGGCCCAGCCAGTGGCCCCTGATCTTGGTTCACATGCTTCTGCTGCAGCTTCAGATGTTTCAAGTCCAGGGAGGAGCTCACCTGGAGCTGAGGACCCCCGCACACCAGAAACTACGACGGCTCGACGAACAG ttcCAGCAGTTCCAGGCGCTGACCCAGGCCCGTTTGGACATGCTGGCCCTGAACCAGAACCGAAACTCCTCCGGAGGGCTGGAGAGCCGGGTTCAGGTCCTGGCCGACCAGTACCACCGCATCTCACAGGACATGGAACGTCTCGAGCAGACCACGACACAGGAGATGGAGGCTCTCAG GGAGTGGAGCAGAAAACTGGAGAAGAAGAGTAAGCGGATGGAGGGTCGTCTGGCCTTGTTGGAGAGGAACCTGAGGGACTACATCCGCCGTCACACCCAGAAACAGAAGCCTGACCTGGGTCAGGACTTCTCCAACCTCACCCTGGAGCTCCAGAGCCAGGAAGAGAGGCTGGTCTTCCTCGAAGCCCAGCGGGATGAGCTGCTGATCGGGCTGAAAGGGCTGCAGGACTCCCTGAAAAACCAGGAGCTCCGCGTGAACCGGATGGAGGGGAGGCTTGGTGAGGTCCTGCAGGGGAATGGAGGCGGGTATGGCAGGGGGTCAGGGAGGACAAGGGACCCCATCACCTCCAACGTTACACCCCAGGAATACTATGAACCACGCAGGAGGAACCAAACTCCTAGAGGAGGGAGACCTGGGAGGATTCTGGATAGACAGACCCAACCCAGGCCTCAAGATACCAGCTATTCCCAGTCTACTAGCCATTCGCAGGCCCCACCTGAGCACAGGTCCCCCCTTCACCCCTATCAACACCAGGCTCAACCCACACCAAACCAGCCTAAACGCTCCAAGGCCCAGTCCTTTAACAAGATGCTAAGACCCCAGCCAGAAACTCAGCCCCAACCGAATCTTGAGCCACAGACCCAGTTCCAGGATCCTAACCGTAAACCCCAGTCCGCTGACTTCCGGCCCCAGCCTGAGCCCTATCAGCCCCAACAACAGCAGCGTCCCCAGATCCAGACACAGCCCTACCCGTCCCAACAGGAGCACCCCTCCCAGCTCCAGTCCCAGCCTCACCAGTCTGTGCCGTATCTTCCGTCCCAGATTCAGCCTCAGGGCCAGCATCCCTCCCAATCCCATACCTATCCTCAGACAAACCCCCAGTCCCAAGGCCCGAGTTACCCCTCTCGGTCCAAACACTATTACCAGCCCCAGTCCCAGGCTCAACCCCAGCCCAAACCCACCGAAGACAGACGGATGAGGACCAGGCTGAGGACTCCGCCACCCCAGCCCACCCAGCCGCAGTTGTATCCCAACCTGAAGCCGCAGCTCCAGTCTGAGTCTTACCGGCCCCAAGCAAAcaagtggaggggaggggaggaggaaggaagggatgcGACGGCAGAGACTTCAGAGGTCCAGAACATTCTCCAGCTTCCTGTGAGGCAGAAGATCCCAGCATGGCCAGTTCCCAAGAAGGACGCAACCA tctgtAATGTGGACTCCATGCTGTTCTTCCCCTCTGCTTCGGTGGAGAACTACGTCACCTTCTCCCTGAGCTTCCCCGACCTTCCCGAACTCTCGGTGTGCCTGTGGCTGCGCGTGGAGGCCGGACACCTCGGCACGCTGCTCTCCTACGCCACCGACGACAACGACAACCAGCTCGTCCTGTACGGACGCGACGCCTcggtctcctcttcctcacctccctcaCTTTTAACAcaatcctcctcctcagcctcttcctctgcattctcaccttcttcttcctcttccccctccctggACTTTGTCGTCGGCGACCCCGTCTATCGGCGTCTCGCGGTGGCCTCGCTCCTTGACGGTCGCTGGCACCACCTGTGCGTCCTCTGGTCCTCCATCCAGGGTCGCTTCTGGCACTACGCCGACCGACGCCTCGCCTCCTCGGGCTCCAACTTCCAGAAGGGCTGGGAGGTTCCCGGGGGCGGCTCGGTGGTGCTGGGGCAGGAGCAGGACACGGTGGGCGGAGGGTTCGACCCGGCGGAGGGTTTCGCCGGGCGGGTGGCGGGGTTCAGGGTGTGGGACCGCGTGCTGAGCCCCTcggaggtggagggggtggcGGAAGGGAGGGGGGTGCCCAGAGGGGTGGTGCTTGGCATGGAGGATATAAAGGAGGTGCACGGTGAGGTGCAGCAGGTGGCATGTGAGTGTTTGGAGCACTGTGTCTGA